One Micromonospora sp. WMMD812 genomic window carries:
- the cobS gene encoding adenosylcobinamide-GDP ribazoletransferase, producing MPTEPRLVAGARLALTTFTTLPVRAGRIDRAVAGTAMTLAPAVGALLGVVLAGVLLLLAAFAPPLVAAGVTVGAAALLTRGLHLDGLADTVDALGSYRRGSAALEIMKKPDVGPFGVAALVVVLLVQAAALAELAGRSRPAALAAVVVATAAGRLGVTLACRRGVPAARPEGLGALVAGTVGRLAPVIGAAAVALVAVAAVPGRPWQGPLVVGAALAVAMPLLAHVVRRFGGITGDVLGATVEVVTTLVYLGLVLSA from the coding sequence GTGCCGACTGAGCCCCGGCTCGTCGCGGGGGCGCGGCTGGCGCTCACCACGTTCACCACGCTGCCGGTGCGTGCCGGCCGGATCGACCGGGCGGTGGCGGGCACCGCGATGACGCTCGCCCCGGCGGTCGGGGCGCTGCTCGGGGTGGTGCTGGCCGGGGTGCTGCTGCTCCTGGCCGCGTTCGCGCCCCCGCTGGTCGCCGCGGGGGTGACGGTCGGCGCCGCCGCGCTGCTCACCCGGGGCCTGCACCTCGACGGGCTGGCCGACACCGTGGACGCGCTGGGCTCGTACCGGCGGGGGTCGGCCGCGCTGGAGATCATGAAGAAGCCGGACGTCGGCCCGTTCGGGGTGGCCGCGCTGGTGGTCGTCCTCCTGGTGCAGGCCGCGGCGCTCGCGGAGCTCGCGGGGCGGTCCCGGCCGGCGGCCCTCGCGGCGGTGGTCGTCGCCACGGCGGCCGGCCGGCTCGGCGTCACGCTGGCCTGCCGGCGGGGCGTGCCGGCGGCCCGGCCCGAAGGGCTCGGCGCGCTGGTCGCGGGCACCGTGGGTCGGCTCGCGCCGGTGATCGGCGCGGCGGCCGTCGCGCTGGTGGCCGTCGCCGCGGTGCCGGGCCGGCCGTGGCAGGGGCCGCTCGTCGTCGGTGCCGCGCTCGCCGTCGCGATGCCGCTGCTGGCACACGTGGTACGCCGGTTCGGCGGGATCACCGGGGACGTGCTCGGCGCGACCGTCGAGGTGGTCACCACGCTGGTCTACCTGGGACTGGTGCTGTCCGCCTGA